In Mesotoga sp. Brook.08.105.5.1, the following proteins share a genomic window:
- a CDS encoding TRAP transporter small permease: MKRFFGVLFKSVQIALNLIESWGGIIFLGLLFLSIFLQVVLRYVFRTPSPELFEVAQYSFIWTIFLGAPYARKFDAHIKFDIIFVKLPRKVQLLLQITFDLFFCIVLLVTLGPVLGDVLFYKIIKSEVLRIPWTYLFMCFPIFMVLTFIHNVIWIVKSFIELFSGRIVPKEVEPWD, translated from the coding sequence ATGAAGAGGTTCTTTGGAGTATTGTTTAAGTCGGTTCAAATTGCACTGAATCTGATAGAGTCTTGGGGAGGGATAATCTTCCTGGGATTGCTTTTTTTAAGTATCTTCCTGCAGGTTGTTCTGAGATATGTATTCAGGACTCCTTCACCCGAACTATTCGAGGTTGCCCAATATAGCTTCATATGGACTATATTCCTCGGTGCACCATACGCTAGGAAATTCGATGCACATATTAAATTCGACATTATATTCGTCAAACTTCCCAGAAAGGTGCAGCTGCTTCTCCAGATAACATTCGATCTCTTCTTTTGCATTGTGCTTTTAGTAACATTGGGACCTGTGCTCGGCGATGTTCTTTTCTATAAGATCATCAAGTCCGAAGTCTTAAGGATTCCCTGGACTTATCTCTTCATGTGTTTCCCCATTTTCATGGTCTTGACTTTCATTCACAACGTAATCTGGATAGTGAAGAGCTTCATAGAACTCTTCTCCGGAAGGATCGTTCCCAAGGAGGTTGAACCATGGGATTGA
- a CDS encoding transglutaminase-like domain-containing protein, which produces MKLKLVLVIVLISTVAFGNFFQRSDEYLRRQNELKSALEFSLTFEEAKKIIMKHYPELKIDEEVREFIVERDIQRAIVDGAEMYYTDLEHNLFTRDPELVEREPEWSAGNVLLVRYLLEEYGRRNTPFASFKPAHSPYFNPKNYLVEYKVNTERSLLPDKGSLRIWFPLPLQTAAQENISVLEVTPKEAVVGLPRTSGDIAYVLFEFDLSNLVEDLDITVQFTFTHYQQQFDIDPDQVGEYDRESSLYREYTKSEGSIYFDERFEELARSVVGDETNPYLQAKEIYYYVVQNIKYTFMAHVAIEAAGIPESLYSFEHGYGDCGTQSMIFSALCRSIGIPARAPGGFQVFSGQLGSHFWAEFFLPNYGWVPVDTSAGQIATYTYGITEEERKAFIDYFFGNQDPLRLVVQNSVDFLPAEKPADTQLLEITLQSPFVESEFGNEEFDVTIAILDSFSMKTILLK; this is translated from the coding sequence ATGAAATTGAAACTGGTTCTTGTAATCGTTCTTATTTCTACGGTTGCTTTCGGCAATTTCTTTCAACGGTCCGACGAGTATTTGAGAAGACAGAACGAACTGAAAAGCGCCCTGGAATTCTCACTGACATTTGAAGAGGCTAAAAAGATCATTATGAAACATTATCCGGAACTCAAGATCGATGAAGAAGTGAGAGAGTTCATCGTTGAAAGAGACATACAGAGAGCTATCGTTGACGGCGCAGAGATGTACTATACAGACTTGGAGCACAACCTCTTTACCCGCGATCCCGAACTTGTCGAGCGAGAGCCAGAGTGGTCGGCGGGCAACGTCTTGCTGGTCAGGTACCTTCTAGAAGAGTACGGACGGAGGAATACGCCTTTCGCCTCCTTCAAGCCAGCTCACAGCCCGTATTTCAACCCGAAGAATTACCTTGTGGAATATAAAGTAAATACTGAAAGATCTCTCCTGCCGGATAAAGGTTCGCTGAGAATCTGGTTCCCCCTTCCTTTGCAGACAGCGGCTCAAGAGAATATCTCTGTACTTGAGGTGACCCCGAAGGAAGCGGTGGTCGGCCTTCCCAGAACTTCCGGCGATATAGCTTATGTCCTCTTCGAGTTCGATCTTTCGAATCTCGTTGAGGATCTGGACATAACCGTGCAATTTACTTTCACACACTATCAGCAGCAGTTCGATATAGATCCCGATCAGGTGGGCGAATACGACAGGGAAAGCTCGCTTTACAGAGAATACACGAAGTCCGAAGGAAGCATATATTTCGATGAAAGATTCGAGGAGCTTGCCAGAAGCGTTGTTGGAGATGAGACCAATCCTTACCTTCAGGCAAAAGAGATATATTACTACGTTGTCCAAAACATCAAATACACTTTTATGGCCCACGTTGCAATAGAGGCGGCCGGAATTCCGGAAAGCCTCTACTCTTTTGAACACGGTTACGGTGATTGTGGTACTCAGTCGATGATCTTTTCAGCCCTCTGCAGATCGATCGGAATACCTGCAAGGGCGCCGGGAGGCTTTCAGGTCTTTTCCGGACAGCTGGGTTCTCATTTTTGGGCCGAGTTCTTCCTGCCGAATTACGGTTGGGTTCCTGTAGACACCTCGGCAGGACAGATTGCGACCTACACTTATGGTATTACCGAGGAAGAGCGAAAGGCGTTCATCGATTACTTCTTTGGCAACCAAGACCCTTTGAGACTCGTGGTTCAAAATTCCGTCGACTTCCTGCCCGCCGAAAAACCTGCCGACACTCAGCTGCTTGAGATCACGCTGCAGAGTCCGTTCGTCGAAAGCGAATTCGGCAATGAAGAGTTCGATGTCACTATTGCAATTCTTGATTCTTTCAGCATGAAGACGATTTTGTTGAAATAG
- the pgl gene encoding 6-phosphogluconolactonase yields the protein MAAANRQLSIFENFEQLSHAAAETLAKLIENKTTVHERFSVALSGGSTPERLYEILAEEPYKQGIPWRKVDLFWVDERCVTPDDDESNYGLVKELLLRRIEIPQENIHRIKGELSPEIAAAQYETELIDYFGKHSTDFDLVILGFGEDGHTGSLFPGSTEIIHRDSLVLTSEVSYDGRPSKRVTLGLRALKQARNIFVLASGKAKAKIARLVLVQNDCELPISLVSPEYGKLFWMIDKEAAQLLPKTFLDELQKSNS from the coding sequence ATGGCGGCGGCAAATAGGCAGTTGAGCATCTTCGAAAACTTTGAGCAGCTATCACATGCGGCCGCCGAAACTTTGGCAAAACTAATCGAGAACAAAACAACCGTTCATGAGAGATTTTCAGTAGCTCTTTCGGGAGGTTCTACGCCCGAAAGACTTTATGAAATTCTTGCCGAAGAACCTTACAAACAAGGTATTCCCTGGCGAAAAGTCGACCTTTTCTGGGTAGACGAGAGGTGCGTTACTCCCGATGACGATGAAAGCAATTACGGACTCGTGAAGGAGCTTCTGCTTAGAAGGATCGAGATTCCCCAGGAAAACATTCACAGAATCAAAGGTGAATTATCCCCTGAGATTGCCGCGGCTCAATACGAAACAGAACTGATTGACTATTTTGGAAAACATTCCACAGATTTCGATCTTGTAATACTGGGATTTGGAGAAGACGGCCACACGGGGTCTCTCTTTCCCGGTTCGACTGAAATTATCCACCGTGATTCTCTCGTACTTACCAGTGAAGTGAGCTACGATGGAAGGCCATCCAAAAGGGTTACGCTTGGTCTGCGAGCTCTAAAGCAGGCCAGAAACATCTTCGTTTTGGCCTCCGGAAAGGCGAAGGCAAAGATCGCAAGGTTGGTTCTGGTCCAAAATGACTGTGAACTACCAATAAGTCTTGTATCTCCTGAATATGGGAAACTCTTCTGGATGATCGACAAAGAAGCGGCTCAACTTCTGCCTAAAACTTTTCTTGATGAGCTTCAGAAATCCAATTCTTGA
- a CDS encoding prolyl oligopeptidase family serine peptidase — translation MELHSSRISYSLNRKLDYLFSLPLQYNSEGSDWPLILFLHGAGERGDDLRLLKKHGIPKVVDEMTDFPFITVSPQCPENDWWLNRLQDLRFLVDSIVEQYRVDSSRLYLTGLSMGGFGTWHMAVEYPKLFSAIAPICGGGLGILGFPERVAEIKDLPVWAFHGEKDNIVSIEESRVLVRTLKEFGAHPMLTIYPDAGHDSWTETYSNPELYEWFINNRKSS, via the coding sequence ATGGAACTTCACTCATCAAGAATTAGTTATTCTCTAAACAGGAAGCTCGATTACTTGTTCTCACTCCCACTGCAGTACAACTCTGAAGGGAGTGATTGGCCCCTCATTCTCTTTCTTCACGGCGCAGGAGAGAGGGGAGACGATCTCAGGCTACTTAAGAAGCATGGAATTCCAAAAGTAGTGGATGAGATGACAGATTTTCCTTTCATAACTGTTTCACCTCAATGCCCGGAAAACGATTGGTGGCTTAACAGACTTCAGGATCTGAGATTTCTTGTAGATTCAATAGTTGAACAGTATAGAGTTGACTCTTCAAGATTGTATCTGACAGGACTGTCAATGGGAGGATTTGGCACATGGCATATGGCCGTCGAGTACCCTAAACTCTTCTCGGCCATTGCACCAATCTGCGGCGGGGGACTTGGAATTCTTGGTTTTCCGGAGAGAGTCGCAGAGATCAAAGACCTTCCTGTTTGGGCCTTTCATGGTGAAAAGGACAACATAGTCTCGATCGAAGAGAGTAGAGTTCTAGTAAGGACACTGAAAGAGTTCGGTGCACATCCCATGTTAACCATATATCCCGATGCCGGACACGATTCATGGACAGAAACTTACTCTAATCCCGAACTATACGAGTGGTTCATCAATAATCGAAAGTCAAGTTGA
- a CDS encoding TRAP transporter large permease: protein MGLILFFIVFGAAFALGYPIAFGMIMGGFAYFITSGMDLGIFLDIMAIELRAQDVLLAVPMFIFAANVMNDTEITDRLFGFLKQLLGGVRGGLAYANIGASIIFAGMSGSEIADVSGLGTIEIKAMMDNGYDGAFACAVTCASATISPLIPPSIPMVIYAMLTGTSLGYLFLAGIIPGLFLGFLEAGMAFYLSKKRNYPVGKRYPLKVLAKSFIRSFPALMAPIILLAGIYGGIFTPTESAAVLAAYSILVSIFIYRTLGVKKLRKIMLKTVYNVGAISFMIAGAFVVKYVLAREEIPLLLTNAFMDMGLLSSEWVLLLSVNVLFFILGMFFDVSVIQLVVIPIVFPLVRAVGIDPVHFGIVTTFNLMLALDTPPYGQTGFITSAISKTPVGKVFKEMLKYWIPIEVMGLVIITYWADFVLWLPRLLGYAH, encoded by the coding sequence ATGGGATTGATACTCTTTTTCATAGTATTCGGTGCTGCCTTCGCCCTGGGTTATCCGATAGCGTTTGGAATGATCATGGGGGGCTTTGCATACTTCATCACTTCAGGAATGGACCTGGGAATCTTCCTCGACATAATGGCAATCGAACTGAGGGCCCAGGACGTTCTCCTTGCGGTTCCCATGTTCATATTTGCTGCAAACGTAATGAATGATACCGAGATAACCGACCGGCTTTTCGGTTTCTTGAAGCAGCTCTTGGGAGGTGTAAGGGGTGGACTTGCATACGCGAACATCGGTGCCAGTATTATCTTTGCGGGAATGAGCGGATCGGAAATAGCTGACGTTTCCGGTCTTGGAACAATAGAGATAAAGGCAATGATGGACAATGGTTATGATGGAGCTTTTGCCTGCGCTGTTACATGCGCTTCGGCAACTATTTCTCCTCTCATTCCTCCCAGTATTCCGATGGTAATCTATGCCATGCTAACAGGAACCTCTCTGGGATATCTGTTTCTTGCAGGAATAATACCTGGGCTTTTTCTTGGCTTTCTTGAAGCTGGGATGGCCTTCTATCTTTCGAAGAAGAGAAACTATCCGGTAGGAAAGAGATATCCACTCAAAGTACTTGCGAAGAGCTTCATTAGATCCTTTCCTGCCCTGATGGCTCCGATTATTCTCCTAGCCGGTATCTACGGAGGAATATTCACTCCAACTGAATCCGCGGCCGTTCTCGCTGCATATTCTATACTTGTAAGCATCTTCATCTATCGTACGCTTGGAGTCAAGAAGCTGAGAAAGATAATGCTCAAAACTGTTTATAATGTAGGTGCGATAAGCTTCATGATTGCCGGTGCCTTCGTTGTAAAATATGTGCTTGCAAGAGAAGAGATACCTCTATTGCTGACGAACGCTTTCATGGATATGGGACTTCTTTCCAGTGAATGGGTGCTGCTTTTAAGTGTTAACGTTCTCTTCTTCATACTTGGAATGTTCTTTGATGTGTCCGTCATACAGCTTGTGGTTATACCAATAGTCTTTCCGCTCGTGAGGGCAGTGGGAATAGATCCCGTTCACTTCGGAATCGTGACCACTTTCAATCTTATGCTCGCACTTGACACACCTCCCTATGGACAGACAGGCTTCATTACAAGCGCGATTAGCAAGACTCCGGTCGGAAAGGTTTTTAAGGAAATGCTAAAATACTGGATACCGATAGAAGTAATGGGACTAGTAATAATTACTTACTGGGCCGATTTTGTTTTGTGGCTGCCAAGATTACTGGGGTATGCTCATTAG
- a CDS encoding IS1634 family transposase, whose product MQKADVKIDQEKMASEVKYDGKYVLRTNTKLTNREVAQSYKLLWKVERAFRELKSGLDLRPIYHYTDTRVKGHIMICFLALVMETALCRKLKEIGSAFSYAEILEDLKEIRAVELTVEGKRFLARTEMMGNAYDAFKALKIRPPDLLKEIA is encoded by the coding sequence ATGCAGAAAGCAGATGTGAAGATAGACCAGGAAAAGATGGCTTCGGAAGTCAAATACGATGGCAAATACGTTCTAAGAACGAACACAAAACTAACCAATAGAGAGGTTGCTCAATCGTACAAATTACTGTGGAAAGTAGAGAGGGCATTCAGGGAACTGAAGAGCGGACTCGATCTTCGTCCTATATACCATTACACAGACACGAGGGTGAAGGGCCACATAATGATCTGTTTCCTTGCGCTTGTAATGGAGACTGCCTTATGTAGAAAGCTGAAAGAGATTGGAAGTGCTTTCTCTTACGCAGAAATACTCGAAGACTTGAAAGAGATAAGGGCAGTTGAGCTAACAGTAGAAGGCAAACGCTTTCTTGCAAGGACTGAAATGATGGGCAATGCTTACGACGCTTTCAAAGCACTCAAAATAAGACCCCCGGATCTACTCAAAGAGATTGCATAA
- the nagA gene encoding N-acetylglucosamine-6-phosphate deacetylase produces the protein MELKRVLVVDPVDGEYIANIRISGNKIESIAKTGGDFSSIAMPGFVDTHSHGAIGINCMTMNTRDLERWEEFAVTHGVTSFLPTTVSAEAKEMKRVADLVSDYVTERPRTAVRGVHFEGPYINPKKKGAQNPSVIRPATVEELKSVLSDIVLLITMAPEIEGFLEVLPEIAKREITISIGHTDATYLQMKKAYENGCKRMTHFPNGMNTLHHREIGCVGSGFLLPMKLEMIADGIHTAPEFVEMIHKIRGSEAIILVTDSLDATGLNDGTYDLGGLRVEVNGSKATLEDGTLAGSTLTMDRASRNFREWTGCSLQELSRVSSYNALQSVGISNRGRLKEGSIADIVMLNRDLAVEETILAGISVYRTR, from the coding sequence ATGGAATTAAAAAGGGTTCTCGTTGTTGATCCAGTCGATGGGGAATACATCGCAAATATCAGAATATCTGGAAACAAAATCGAATCAATTGCGAAAACGGGCGGAGATTTCAGTTCAATAGCCATGCCTGGCTTTGTCGATACGCATTCGCATGGTGCAATTGGAATTAACTGCATGACGATGAATACAAGAGATCTTGAAAGGTGGGAGGAGTTCGCTGTAACTCATGGTGTGACTTCTTTTCTTCCAACGACAGTTTCTGCTGAAGCGAAAGAAATGAAAAGAGTTGCTGATCTTGTTTCTGACTATGTTACCGAGAGGCCCAGAACAGCAGTTAGGGGAGTTCATTTTGAAGGTCCATACATAAACCCAAAGAAAAAGGGCGCTCAGAACCCCTCTGTAATAAGACCTGCAACAGTTGAAGAACTTAAGTCTGTGCTATCGGATATCGTTTTGCTCATAACAATGGCTCCGGAAATCGAAGGCTTTCTTGAAGTTCTCCCCGAGATTGCAAAACGAGAAATCACTATCTCTATTGGACATACAGACGCCACCTATCTTCAGATGAAGAAAGCTTACGAGAACGGCTGCAAGAGAATGACTCACTTTCCTAACGGAATGAACACTCTTCATCACAGGGAGATTGGTTGTGTTGGATCAGGGTTCTTGCTGCCCATGAAGCTGGAAATGATCGCAGACGGTATCCACACTGCGCCTGAATTCGTTGAAATGATTCATAAGATTCGTGGTAGTGAAGCCATAATTTTGGTCACTGATTCTCTTGATGCGACCGGACTGAATGACGGAACATATGATCTTGGAGGCCTAAGAGTAGAAGTCAATGGCAGCAAGGCAACTCTCGAAGATGGGACTCTTGCGGGAAGTACTCTTACCATGGACAGAGCTTCCAGAAACTTCAGGGAGTGGACCGGCTGCAGTCTTCAGGAACTATCGAGAGTCTCTTCCTACAACGCCCTTCAGAGCGTTGGAATCAGCAACAGAGGTAGACTGAAAGAAGGGTCTATAGCTGATATAGTGATGCTTAATCGAGATCTGGCAGTTGAAGAAACTATCCTGGCAGGTATTTCGGTCTATAGAACCAGGTGA
- a CDS encoding HD domain-containing phosphohydrolase yields MHTHPRGLKGEEIPLAARIFAVVDVYDALISDRPYRKAWSEEETIKCLLKNSGTLFDKRVVKGFLEIVRSDS; encoded by the coding sequence CTGCATACTCATCCTCGAGGACTTAAAGGAGAAGAGATACCGCTGGCCGCCAGAATATTCGCCGTTGTTGATGTATACGATGCGCTGATTTCCGATAGACCTTACCGGAAGGCCTGGAGCGAAGAAGAAACGATCAAGTGTCTTCTCAAGAACTCCGGCACGTTGTTCGACAAAAGAGTCGTCAAAGGATTCCTTGAGATAGTGAGAAGCGACTCTTGA
- a CDS encoding IclR family transcriptional regulator, with protein sequence MQSVERIVRIVNSFSLEKSKLSLDDLTKKSGLPKATVYRIAEALCKEHMLEKDTLTSTYRIGIKLFELGSLYLSSMRLKDVAFTEMEKLHLKTGETIHMGILDGNEVVSIEGFESSRSLHTKLLIGKRAPLYCTAVGKAILAFLPDADREEMIKALDLVPQTSRTITDKNTLREELETIRLRGTAFDKGENEEGVACLGAPVFDSSGEVVASISISGPIFRMGEKVMFEYSNLLKEVVERISFALGHGSQM encoded by the coding sequence ATGCAGAGTGTTGAAAGGATAGTAAGGATCGTAAATTCATTTAGTCTTGAGAAATCAAAGCTTAGCCTAGACGATTTGACGAAAAAAAGCGGTCTTCCAAAGGCCACCGTGTATAGAATTGCGGAAGCTCTGTGCAAAGAACATATGCTTGAGAAGGATACCCTAACGTCTACATACAGAATAGGAATCAAGCTCTTTGAACTGGGGAGTCTCTATCTTTCCTCTATGAGACTTAAAGATGTGGCATTTACTGAGATGGAGAAACTCCATTTGAAGACGGGTGAAACGATACACATGGGTATACTTGACGGGAATGAAGTCGTCTCCATTGAAGGATTTGAAAGTTCAAGGTCACTGCACACGAAGCTTTTGATAGGAAAACGAGCCCCTCTTTACTGCACCGCAGTCGGTAAAGCGATTTTGGCGTTTCTTCCTGATGCCGATCGTGAAGAGATGATAAAGGCTCTTGATCTTGTCCCTCAGACTTCAAGAACCATAACAGACAAGAATACTCTTAGGGAGGAATTGGAGACAATTAGATTGAGAGGAACGGCGTTTGACAAAGGAGAAAACGAAGAAGGAGTTGCATGTCTCGGGGCTCCTGTTTTTGATTCATCGGGTGAGGTCGTTGCATCAATAAGCATATCCGGTCCGATTTTCAGGATGGGAGAGAAAGTGATGTTTGAGTATTCCAATCTCTTGAAAGAAGTTGTGGAGAGAATCTCTTTTGCGCTAGGGCACGGATCACAGATGTAA
- the dapA gene encoding 4-hydroxy-tetrahydrodipicolinate synthase encodes MDVVGRFGRILIPMSTAFAADYSIDYPMTRRIASYLIGKKYCDSLVIAGTNGEFYSMSFEEKVRLFAEIKEEVGDRVPLIAGTGTANTCETIELTKEAARLGYDASMVVVPYYCHPTQEGIYYHFSQICKNTNLPIMVYNIPLFTASNIDPATLAKLTEFENIVAVKDEAGINPLQTSAFLKATKGKIVVYSGDDLMVLSVMSQGGIGVISGGSHVIGDMMRNLIDEFLSGDATKATSSFKELYELFSAFFGRNRRLTNPLPAVKKAFALHSGLDVARVRPPLMEIEEDEVAVLKDTLRKFGKIS; translated from the coding sequence ATGGACGTTGTTGGCAGGTTTGGGAGGATACTCATACCAATGAGTACCGCGTTTGCAGCTGATTATTCGATCGACTATCCTATGACCAGGAGGATAGCCAGCTATTTGATTGGAAAGAAGTACTGTGATTCCCTTGTTATAGCCGGAACAAACGGCGAGTTCTACTCAATGAGCTTCGAGGAGAAGGTAAGGCTCTTTGCAGAAATCAAAGAGGAAGTTGGCGACAGGGTACCATTGATAGCCGGAACAGGTACGGCTAACACTTGCGAGACAATAGAACTTACGAAAGAAGCGGCGAGATTAGGATACGATGCTTCTATGGTAGTTGTTCCCTATTACTGTCACCCGACTCAGGAAGGAATCTACTACCACTTCTCTCAGATATGCAAGAATACCAATCTTCCGATCATGGTCTATAACATTCCTCTCTTTACGGCTTCGAATATCGATCCGGCGACTCTGGCCAAGCTAACTGAGTTTGAGAATATCGTTGCCGTCAAAGATGAGGCCGGAATTAATCCGTTGCAGACCTCTGCCTTCCTGAAGGCAACAAAGGGGAAGATAGTGGTTTATTCCGGAGACGACCTAATGGTTCTCTCGGTCATGAGTCAGGGTGGAATAGGCGTTATAAGCGGAGGTTCGCACGTAATTGGGGACATGATGAGGAACTTGATAGACGAGTTCCTCTCTGGTGATGCCACCAAAGCGACAAGTAGCTTCAAGGAGCTTTACGAGCTTTTTAGTGCTTTCTTTGGTAGAAATAGGCGGCTTACAAACCCGTTGCCGGCAGTAAAAAAGGCCTTCGCGCTCCACTCGGGACTGGATGTCGCGAGAGTGAGACCGCCACTCATGGAAATTGAAGAAGACGAAGTGGCAGTGCTGAAAGATACTCTCAGAAAGTTCGGGAAAATTTCTTGA
- a CDS encoding DctP family TRAP transporter solute-binding subunit produces the protein MKKGLIVGLVLLLVSICFAVEETYTIRFNTVAAPTQPQVLAMNKFAEIVGDLSGGKIDVKVFHSGQLGDQQTSLLAVMRGDLEMAGDGAPSWFADLGNMPKMGVLNAAYIFKDLDHMYSVMNSPLVKGWFDELASKTGMRVLDTWYLGMRQLNTTEKAGPVYKPEDLKGMKIRMPNNEAFMDMGRAIGSNPTPMGFGEVYLALKLGTIDGQDNPLPTDLSAMFVEVTKYIILTDHSIGMINPVINEKFWQSLPAEYRTYIIKALEVARFYMNYLVLEQESKLLKQFVDEYKMEIIVPDKEAFMKYAREFYSQDKFDKAWGAGMYEAIQSYPSD, from the coding sequence ATGAAAAAGGGATTAATCGTGGGTCTTGTTCTGCTGTTAGTTAGCATTTGTTTTGCCGTGGAGGAGACTTATACGATACGGTTCAACACGGTAGCTGCACCGACGCAACCTCAGGTTCTGGCCATGAACAAATTTGCAGAGATTGTAGGAGACTTGAGTGGAGGCAAGATAGACGTGAAAGTCTTCCATTCAGGACAACTTGGTGACCAGCAGACATCGTTGCTTGCTGTGATGAGGGGTGATCTTGAGATGGCAGGCGATGGAGCTCCATCATGGTTTGCGGATCTCGGAAACATGCCTAAGATGGGGGTTCTGAATGCCGCCTATATCTTCAAGGACCTCGATCACATGTATTCGGTTATGAACAGTCCTCTGGTTAAAGGTTGGTTTGATGAGTTGGCTTCGAAGACCGGCATGAGGGTTTTGGATACATGGTATCTCGGTATGAGGCAGCTCAACACAACCGAAAAGGCAGGTCCCGTTTACAAGCCGGAAGATCTCAAAGGTATGAAGATCAGGATGCCCAACAATGAAGCATTCATGGACATGGGACGTGCAATCGGGAGCAATCCAACTCCAATGGGTTTTGGAGAAGTTTATCTTGCGCTTAAGCTGGGTACTATCGACGGCCAAGATAATCCTCTTCCAACTGATCTATCGGCCATGTTCGTTGAGGTCACTAAGTACATAATTCTTACGGATCACTCAATTGGAATGATAAATCCAGTAATCAATGAAAAGTTCTGGCAATCTCTGCCGGCAGAATACAGGACCTACATTATCAAAGCTCTTGAAGTAGCACGTTTCTACATGAACTACCTGGTTCTGGAACAAGAATCGAAGCTTCTTAAGCAATTTGTCGACGAATACAAAATGGAGATAATAGTTCCCGACAAAGAAGCCTTCATGAAATACGCGAGAGAGTTCTATTCACAAGATAAGTTCGACAAAGCGTGGGGCGCAGGAATGTATGAAGCAATCCAGTCTTATCCTTCCGACTAG